TGTGCCTCTCGTGTTGGGGGCAGTGGGGGTCAGTCCTTTCCCTTTCCTGCTCTGGCCTCCTTGAAACTTCAGAGAACCCAGTACCAGTCAGCTTTAAAGTACAGCTTTCAGTGTTTTCTGAGTTGTTTCTCTGGGGCTTTAGGGAGGGCCCTTTGCCCTCTGGTTTTTCTTGCCTCCTGGTTTAGGGAGCATCTCACACTTGTTAGTATCTGGTTGTTGGGCCAGCCATGCCTCCTCTAGATCTAGAGCCAGGCCAGGCAGGGGCCATGTGTGGGCCAGAGTCAGCCACAACAAGATTTTTGCTAAGCTTTGGGCTGTTGGCAGCATCCTGGACCTCACGCCTGGGCCTGAATGAGGCTCTTTCTTAAGTGTTTTTAcaagtttgtgttttatttatggAGTGACTTATGCCTTCCATTCAGAGCAGCCCCACCCAGCCATCCCTTCAGCCTCTGGGCTCCTGCCTCTTAAAGGCAGGGCCGCCTGGTTGGTCTCCACCCTGTGCATTGGGAGCCCAGCCACCATGCTCACgggtatttttcttcataaagttTCTAACCAGTTATTTATATGAATCTTTGTTATGTCAACTTGTTTGTATTGCCtattttgattataaaataaaatatcttaacagACTCCTCAGTTTTCCATAGCCTTCCATCACTACCCCTCACTTTGGCTTGTTAGAGCCAAAGTCTGGATGTTCAGCCAGGTTCCCCAGGCAGCAGCAAGGAGGAACCTTTGGCAGGTCCAGCCTCATGTCCATATCTGCCACCTCCGCTCCTCTGTCGTTCTGTAGGAGCAAATCTCTTCCCACTCACTTTCTGTTGGGCAAACCTGCCCTGAGTCATAGCAGAAGTTTGTCACTGGAAAGTTTCAGCGGTCCTTGCAGGAAGTCAGCAGCCTCTGGAAGTCGCTTTACCAAAGCTAAGAGTTGTCTTTGGGCTGTTACCTGCCTGAGCCCTGGACCAGGGAGACATCTGAAAAGTATTAACGTTGAATGCCACACAGATAGCTAGGTCTCCAAAACTAGGCTGGTTGCTGGAGTCTGCCCCCTCAAGCCCTGAATTCTTGCTGGGAGTAGTGGTTTTGGAATGCCATCTGCAGCATGGAGCTGGGCTTGCGCTTGGAACACAAAAACCCAAGACCAGAGGTGGATCTTCAGGGTCAGCTTGAGCCCAGGCTCTCGAGAGTCCTGACACCACCCTCTACTGCCACACTTTACAGCTGTCAGCCTTGGTCTCCACCTGGTTCCTTGAGGGTGTGGCCTCAGCGTCCTGCCACCACCCTTCCTTGTGTAAACCTTCCCACCTGAGTAGAGAGGAACTTAGGGGAAAATCTCTGAGCACAGGCTCTTTCTGCTGACCTTGGTTCCTATCCCCCAGGGTTAgatggggcgggggaggggggccaGGTTCCCTTGGAGCAAGATTCTTTAGTTTGGGAACTTGGGTTTGAAACCAGCTCAAGCCTTCCAAAGCCCCAAGCTGCGCTGCACTGTACTATTAAGGCACCTCCTCCTGGAGACGGCGGCTCTCGGGGCTGGGGAGTTGGATGCACCAAACCTGTGTGAGGCTGGAGAGGAGGCCCCTGCCAGACCCTCTCCCGGGCCTGTCCTGCCATTCAGCCTCTCCTCAGTCTCACACTGAGCTCCAGATCAGGGAAGGGCCGAAGACGACGAGCAGGGCAGCCGCAGAAGGGGCGGCCCTGCGTGGGACGGGTCCCTCTGCGCGTCTGGTCACCGGGGGGAAGAGAGGGGGCCCTCGGCGCGTGGGGCGGTGTCgcgcaggccccgccccgcctGTCCGCGCCAACCATTGGTCCCGAGCGTGATGACTTGCTGGCGGAGCAGGAAGGAAACCGCTCCCGAGCGCGGCGGCGGCGTAGTCTACCGGCAGTGCGGCTGCCGCTACCACCGCCCTTTGCCCGCTGGCCTGTCCGCGTACCCCCAGCATGAGCGGCCTGCGCGTCTACAGCACGTCGGTCACCGGCTCCCGCGAAGTAAGTGTGCGCCTGGACTGGCGCTGGGGAAGAACGCGGGATTGTGTCCTGGTGTTTCGGACCCTAGCGCCCGGACCCGCCCCCAGGACAGGGGCGGGGCGGGTGGGGGGCGTTGGCGAGGTGCTGGGCATGGTCTCCCGAATCCAGCCCCGAGGCCCCATCCTAAACGTCTTCGTCGGGCATCCTGGGTCCTTTGCAGCCGCAGTATGAACTGCCCGCGCCCATCCCCCATCAACCCCACACCCATTCTCTGCACTCCCACTACCTGACCATGACCACAACCGCAGCCTGCTTTTCCGGGGCCTGGGgatcctgccttgccctccccaCCCTGAACCTAATCCCACTTCCCTTTACTCTGACCCCCTCCCCGTGGTTGATGATCCCCCTCTTCATCTGCACTACCTCAAGCCTGACTCACCCTCCCAACTCCTAGAGGCCAGAACCCACCCCTTATATAGAGGGGGATGGGGGGACAAAAGCTCCAGGTCACAGTCTCTCACCCTGACCGGAGATCCCCCCCCGTTAAACCTCCAGCCCATCCACTAACCCCTGCCCACCCTCTGTCCCCAGATCAAGTCCCAGCAGAGCGAGGTGACCCGGATCCTGGATGGGAAGCGCATCCAATACCAGCTAGTGGACATCTCCCAGGACAACGCCCTGAGGGATGAGATGCGAGCCTTGGCGGGCAACCCCAAGGCCACCCCACCC
Above is a window of Saimiri boliviensis isolate mSaiBol1 chromosome 11, mSaiBol1.pri, whole genome shotgun sequence DNA encoding:
- the SH3BGRL3 gene encoding LOW QUALITY PROTEIN: SH3 domain-binding glutamic acid-rich-like protein 3 (The sequence of the model RefSeq protein was modified relative to this genomic sequence to represent the inferred CDS: inserted 1 base in 1 codon; deleted 1 base in 1 codon; substituted 1 base at 1 genomic stop codon), with the translated sequence MHQTCVRLERRPLPDPLPGLSCHSASPQSHTELQIREGPKTTSRAAAEGAPCVGRVPLRVWSPGGREGALGAWGGVAQAPPRLSAPTIGPERDDXAGGAGRKPLPSAAAAXSTGSAAAATTALCPLACPRTPSMSGLRVYSTSVTGSREIKSQQSEVTRILDGKRIQYQLVDISQDNALRDEMRALAGNPKATPPQIVNGDQYCGDYELFVEAVEQNTLQEFLKLA